The Cucurbita pepo subsp. pepo cultivar mu-cu-16 chromosome LG05, ASM280686v2, whole genome shotgun sequence nucleotide sequence TTTGTTCAAGAGACAAAAATCAACCAACTTTTGGATACAACGCAAGCTACAAATGCACTGTCAAGGCAGCACATGAGAACGTTTTTACTGCATAATCCCTCTTCAAGCAATCTTGACCAGCAAAATCCATACCCCATACAATGTGACACTAGGAAAAATAGTTCAAATGCCTTACCCTTTCAAAGTCAGGACAACCATTCAGACACTGCCTTACCAGAATACTTATACCATGGAGGTTACTCAATGCAGAGGCTTCCATTTTCTGTCCACGACGTGGAAACTATGAGAATATGTACCACTGTAGACTCTGTTGGACAGGCGCTCAGGGGTCCTCCAAAATTTTGTCAGACAACTCACCGTTTAATGATCACTAAAAAGACTGATGTTGACTTGTATGAAGGTCAGGCGTTTAAAGTGGCATCTACCAATCTCAAAGAAGAATCTGCATGTGCACTTCTTGGTTCATCCACCAATTTAGGCAGAGACGATCATAAGGAAAATGAAGATCTTGGAAATATGAGGAGTGCTACTTCTTTGAGCAACGAGTCATCATCTGAGACTGATATTATGGACATGGATGCATACCAAGACAACCATTCGAGGGGTATGTCTTTGTAGTTTCTATCCTttgattcttccatttttgctTGACGCTTgaaataacaaagaaaaggtaaaagtATCGATTCACTGGATCACCAATGAATCATCTACGGTACCCATTAGTCTGCATAGTTCCAATTACGAATTTCTTAtcatttgtttgttcatttgTGTTCCCTTCTAACTTGTGGGTTTGTCCTTCTCTTGCAGACATGGATACATCAGAAGCAGATAAGGTAAGATGGAGTCTATATGAGGTTTCACTCTGTTAAGTTCATTCCCTTGCGtgtcaaatcaaatttatgCTGTTGGTCACGAACCATTATAAGCCTACTGCCTTACGCAATACTGTTCTTTGTTTCCTCCCCGTTTTCCCTCCCTTTCTTCCCATGATAAATTTATAAGTCTATTACCTGGTTTTCATGATTCCCAAACGTCCAAATGGATTGGTCCAATAGAAACTTTTATTTGCTTGAATGTTCATCAAAATACAAATGCAGGATGGATGGTTAGCTCATCAAGCCTTGtacattttaattatcattgGAATTGATGATATTGGAGGATTAGGTCCGAGAATTTTCAACTATTACGAAGTTTTTTACTGAACTAAAATGGCTCTGGGATTTGCAGGAGTTGAGGAGTTCAAAATCACCACTGCTCTCTGTGAGTGCAATTGGTTCGGTTAGAAAGCAAATTGGAGGTCCGCTGCGGACGAAAAGATTACTTAATATAAACGAAAGGCCACCCAATCGCTCTACTTCTACAAGCCTGATGGAAAACGGGGAGTCAAGTACCTCTAAAACACAAACTTTAGACGCAGAACACCTCCTTTCAAATGCTGAGCAGCAAAGATTTTCGAACTCCACTGCCCCTCCAGAAGACTCTTCTAAACGGGAGATAGACAGTGGGTGGGTTAAACGTCTTAGGCCATGCGCTTCAGAGTCTGTTCATGACACAAAGAGCACGAAAAAGGAGGAAGACTCTTCCTGTGATAAAGCCAATCAGCTCTTCAATAAAATGAAACGCAGCTCAACCAGCTCTGATCGCTCTAGGGGTCCACTCCATGGACAAGAGCAATTGGCAGTTGGCCAAACGGCAACTATAGTAAAAGCTAGTGACTTGTGCAGCAACTTGAGATTAAAAAATCGAGGAATGATACTCTCCAGTCCCTGGATTCGAAGATTATGTCATAATAGACCAACATCTTCTGAAAGAAATCTTGAAACTGCTGTGGTTCACAAATCACAATGTTCTAGGCCAATTTTAAATAAGCCAATGCCCAGTATAGCTGCTATGGCATTGATGGGCAAGACAGTGACTGGGCTTCAGCCATGTGAGTTCAGCAGAAGAGGATCTTCACTGGTCTGGAATACCGAGGGTATTTGACAACCCCGAGTCGCTTAAGTTTCGACACTATTGATATCTAGAAATGGAGTTATTTCTATTGAACTGCCTGGCCATCATCAACTCAGACCCAAGTAGTTTGAACTGCTAGAGAGCTAAGTTAAGCTTCTGGATAAGCTCGTTACAGTTGCCACCACTGCCTgaatggaagaagagaagggtTGCTGTTGGTTCCTTCATATGGTTTTGTGCTCGATTATTCACGATGTACCTCCTAGGGCTGAAGGCAAACGTGAGGCATCCACCCATTTACAGTAAAGAAACGAGCAACGAGCCTGTATACAGTTCTATAGTTTTGAATGATTTGTATTCTGCGTGGTTCTTTCTCAATATATGCTACCACTTTTTGCCTATGATTTTAGCGTTTCTCACTTTTTCCAGGAAGAAAACTAACATACAACCATTATATGGTTGAAGTGGCTAGAGGAACAACATTCAGTAATCCGAAGCTGTCAATATCAATATAGGATGGAAATTTGTGGAGTCTTAACCAATCAGGTAATGGCAACCATGCAGATGAACAACCCCACCTCTTCTCTGGTACATTATTTTTCTCAGATGGTTAAACTCAGCTTTTGTTACAAATTAAGGTCCCATTTCTAACCTCACAGCCAGTATGTTCCAGAGCAGATTCAAAAAAACCACCTCCTTGAATGGTTGAATCCATACAGGGCGGAGCAAACTGAGTTATAACGTCTCCCATGGTGAGTATCCCTGTTGCTTGGTGGGAACTATTGACAAGAAAGCTGAAACTGCTATTTGTTTCTGCCATAGTTTTCATCACTTGCTTCAGAGTGTCATCTCTCTTGATGGTGACTGGAGTGTGCATATTTGGAACTCTGCACTTAACTAGAGGACGAGCGCTCGACAAGGTAAGTGCCCTCTGGCCCCCTTTGACTGTCGGGTTAGAGTCTGCTTGTTCTTTACTCGATTCCATATGCATGAACTCCTTCACTGTTAGCCTCCTGCAATTCATCACTTACGATCCATTGGCAATGGCATCTCTAAGCTTAAATCCTTACCATATGCTATTGTTTAAATTACAAGTTCagtcttcaaaattttgaatgtgaGGAATTATTCAGATCATCAAAACAAACAAGGGCTTCAAATGAACTTACTTTCTATTCTGAAATAAATATTCCTTCTCCAAGAGAAGATATGTGTCGCTGTTCCTCAAACAGCCAATGAGGCTCTTACTTTCTCTATCTGTTACAGCAACTGCACCCATTTGTTTCTCCCATAGTAAATGAAAGGCTTCCATAATGTTTTGATCGCCATAGACATGAAGAACATGCTCTTCATCATGAAACCTGAATTGACAATGatcaagaaaggaaaaggaagcaATTATGTTGTTCAATTCCATATAGATCATTCTATTATTCATGTGATGTTCCATACCGAAACTTCGATATAACTTTGTCCACTATGCTGTCAAACCACTCCAAGCCACTTGATTCCAGAAGTAAATGAATTACTGCATTCTGTCATAGAATGCAAACAATTTCAAACACTTGATAAGCTTAAACaaaacaagtgttcttacgtttagatattcgatcaacaaggtaatccgaatcttacttcGTTTGGTATAGAGCTTttccttgggttgattccttatcattaaCCCTCTAAACTTCACTCTAAATAGAGAAGTCTAGCTACATAGTTAG carries:
- the LOC111795135 gene encoding SNF1-related protein kinase regulatory subunit gamma-1-like codes for the protein MAQPESNQSQSTPEIDSATALQQYFDRIPVSSISGIKSALVLEVKTGDCVKDAIRVMFKKNVDCALIADVTSEGFPDRFIGFVHLSSLLLWCIQEIGKLENEIKCIESEETQENVSGILSFLEQNPHIGQTKVGELGKTFLWDPYFPVGMRDTLFHVLLLLSKHRLRAVPVVQLCNSHVVGFITQNAVIHLLLESSGLEWFDSIVDKVISKFRFHDEEHVLHVYGDQNIMEAFHLLWEKQMGAVAVTDRESKSLIGCLRNSDTYLLLEKEYLFQNRKRLTVKEFMHMESSKEQADSNPTVKGGQRALTLSSARPLVKCRVPNMHTPVTIKRDDTLKQVMKTMAETNSSFSFLVNSSHQATGILTMGDVITQFAPPCMDSTIQGGGFFESALEHTGCEVRNGTLICNKS
- the LOC111795134 gene encoding F-box protein At2g16365-like → MSDHIMKSYQEGKGTSMRPYHSVWLAHWSRPGCKSANGACNNLSTSGESGEESSQTKKRPLLEGPMATTVTANHDIGSGEVAGVRADNTNNMTGRSKKCRKERLDSEPFPMINDSQHRGGKLALKIEQATASRSGALKFHTGSESERKTSSMDGKGSQWPSLLAVVPERGKPKKEQIKSKDTHQHGDPSKFPNNNAPTVSPFVGDETVASASNFVPYEMSNLFPFSTCEQSINNEPNSCLASKKQVENTNFHTYSTLFVQETKINQLLDTTQATNALSRQHMRTFLLHNPSSSNLDQQNPYPIQCDTRKNSSNALPFQSQDNHSDTALPEYLYHGGYSMQRLPFSVHDVETMRICTTVDSVGQALRGPPKFCQTTHRLMITKKTDVDLYEGQAFKVASTNLKEESACALLGSSTNLGRDDHKENEDLGNMRSATSLSNESSSETDIMDMDAYQDNHSRDMDTSEADKELRSSKSPLLSVSAIGSVRKQIGGPLRTKRLLNINERPPNRSTSTSLMENGESSTSKTQTLDAEHLLSNAEQQRFSNSTAPPEDSSKREIDSGWVKRLRPCASESVHDTKSTKKEEDSSCDKANQLFNKMKRSSTSSDRSRGPLHGQEQLAVGQTATIVKASDLCSNLRLKNRGMILSSPWIRRLCHNRPTSSERNLETAVVHKSQCSRPILNKPMPSIAAMALMGKTVTGLQPCEFSRRGSSLVWNTEGI